In the Oryza glaberrima chromosome 6, OglaRS2, whole genome shotgun sequence genome, one interval contains:
- the LOC127776287 gene encoding formin-like protein 7, producing MGGRKKPGSKKMPTPAVMRIRSPPPDPHRRARAAPRRCIPPLASDSESSASSPTTSPAAAAAALPGIAQARHEFFAKHKVYHYGAPPLLNETSRGRAREDARACAAEFAANQLTALPLRRGEDISAASSSRRQESVAERAGRWMLLDSSAIGFSTPATAAWLVPEWTHQPAGNALEYGPWNPPTMTAPSAPGAPELSGEPPAPPPSSRPLSPPPPPPGVIPPPPGVIPAPPPAWWTEHHHHPAASMPPRGP from the coding sequence ATGGGTGGTCGAAAGAAGCCGGGTTCCAAGAAGATGCCAACCCCTGCTGTGATGCGCATCCGCTCTCCACCTCCAGACCCGCACAGGAGGGCGCGAGCTGCGCCCCGAAGGTGCATCCCTCCATTGGCTTCGGATTCCGAGTCGTCTGCTTCTTCTCCGACGActtctccagccgccgccgcggctgctctGCCTGGCATCGCTCAAGCCCGGCACGAGTTCTTCGCCAAGCACAAGGTGTACCACTACGGAGCGCCTCCGCTGCTCAACGAAACGAGCAGAGGGAGAGCGCGGGAGGATGCCAGAGCGTGCGCGGCGGAGTTCGCCGCCAACCAGCTGACGGCCTTGCCGCTGCGGCGGGGCGAGGACATCTCCGCGGCTTCCTCCTCGCGCCGTCAAGAATCGGTGGCGGAGCGCGCGGGGCGGTGGATGCTCCTGGACTCATCGGCGATCGGTTTCTCGACTCCGGCCACGGCAGCTTGGCTGGTACCGGAATGGACGCACCAGCCGGCGGGGAACGCATTGGAGTACGGCCCATGGAATCCTCCGACGATGACAGCACCTTCTGCTCCAGGTGCGCCCGAGCTCAGCGGGGAGCCGCCAGCGCCACCGCCCTCGTCACgaccgctgtcgccgccgccacctccgccaggTGTCATTCCACCACCGCCGGGCGTGATcccggcgccgccacctgcgTGGTGGAcggagcaccaccaccacccggcgGCGTCTATGCCACCACGAGGACCATAG